A stretch of Candidatus Nanogingivalaceae bacterium DNA encodes these proteins:
- the murD gene encoding UDP-N-acetylmuramoyl-L-alanine--D-glutamate ligase has product MKIALIGFGLETKSAYEYFKKLDKNTVFEVYDEHENGKLKLPEGVEFFGNFHDFSKIQADLIVRTPAVNPSRLPKNVKVTSVTNLFFENCPAPIIGVTGSKGKGTVSSFIAEILRAAGLRTHLLGNIGIPALDKINEINDQDVVVYELSSFQLWDAQKSPHISILNNIEPDHLDVHNDFEDYVQAKLNIAKNQKEGDFFIFNQENSTVLNMVERIKSNLKSELQPFPNYDLAHVQDGYFLWGDELIFSTDILKIPGEHNQKNACAAMIATFDLLREKGFTLEEIFDFWQKGLSSFTGLPHRLKFVREVSGVRFYDDSIATTPGSAIAALNAFSQPKILILGGSDKGADLSELIDKISNSSEGELREVILMGAESSKLAQKLTQAGFERFINLGRETNMQEVVKTSFENAQSGDVVILSPAHASFDMFKSYTDRGEQFIENVNLL; this is encoded by the coding sequence ATGAAAATTGCATTAATTGGTTTTGGCCTTGAAACAAAAAGTGCTTACGAATATTTTAAAAAGTTAGATAAAAATACCGTTTTTGAGGTTTACGATGAACATGAAAACGGAAAGCTCAAATTACCAGAAGGCGTGGAATTTTTTGGTAATTTTCACGATTTTTCAAAAATTCAGGCAGATTTAATCGTACGAACTCCTGCAGTTAACCCTTCACGATTGCCAAAAAATGTTAAAGTCACATCTGTTACGAATTTATTTTTCGAAAACTGCCCAGCACCAATTATTGGTGTGACGGGTTCAAAAGGTAAGGGTACGGTCTCGAGTTTTATTGCCGAAATTCTGCGAGCCGCAGGATTGAGAACCCACTTACTCGGTAATATTGGTATCCCTGCGCTAGATAAAATAAATGAAATCAACGATCAGGATGTGGTTGTTTATGAATTAAGTAGTTTTCAGCTTTGGGATGCGCAAAAATCGCCGCACATTTCGATTTTAAACAATATTGAACCAGATCATCTAGACGTTCATAATGATTTCGAAGATTATGTTCAGGCCAAATTGAATATTGCAAAAAACCAAAAAGAAGGTGATTTCTTTATATTTAACCAAGAAAATTCAACGGTTTTGAATATGGTAGAAAGAATAAAATCAAACTTAAAATCCGAACTTCAACCATTTCCGAATTATGATCTGGCGCATGTTCAGGATGGTTATTTCTTGTGGGGTGATGAACTAATTTTTAGTACAGATATTCTGAAAATCCCTGGCGAACATAATCAAAAAAATGCTTGCGCGGCAATGATTGCAACTTTTGATTTATTACGTGAAAAAGGTTTTACACTTGAAGAAATCTTTGATTTTTGGCAAAAAGGACTTTCGAGTTTTACTGGATTGCCACACCGATTGAAATTCGTGAGAGAGGTTTCAGGAGTGCGTTTTTATGATGATTCTATTGCGACAACTCCTGGCAGCGCAATTGCAGCACTCAATGCTTTTAGTCAACCAAAAATTTTAATTCTTGGCGGTAGCGATAAGGGTGCAGACTTGAGTGAATTGATTGATAAAATTTCTAATTCATCCGAAGGCGAGCTTCGAGAGGTGATTTTAATGGGCGCAGAATCTTCAAAATTGGCTCAAAAATTAACTCAAGCAGGTTTTGAACGATTCATAAATTTGGGTCGAGAAACAAATATGCAAGAAGTTGTAAAAACTTCTTTCGAAA